One genomic segment of bacterium includes these proteins:
- a CDS encoding PorV/PorQ family protein produces the protein MTTNSNRFPFRNLLDENFFIHRFVRHEAAFLGRMQVRTFTRFAIVLLLVAGCSLLANAQSKVGTTAAPFLNIAIGARPLGMGGAYTAVSGDAASLYWNPASLARLKQTEVVLLHTKWLATMNFNYAGIAMPLEKGAIGFHVTMLDVGEMEQTTETQQDGTGLFFSAYDVSGAIAYAYPLTDRFYFGVNGKFIYQRIWNETASAVALDFGTLFQTPFDKLWLGMAISNFGTDMKMSGKDLYHYYDPAPNRTGNNDKVLAGIETDEWPLPLNVRLGLAYYTKVITEQNQVTLAMDFVHPNDNTESINLGGEYEWNRQFALRAGYKALFLQDSEEGVTAGIGLKLPFAVDKTAKFDFAYENFNRLGGVMKYSLGLMF, from the coding sequence TGACGACCAACTCAAACCGTTTTCCGTTTCGCAATTTGTTGGATGAGAATTTCTTCATCCACCGCTTCGTGCGTCATGAAGCAGCTTTTCTTGGGAGAATGCAAGTGCGTACTTTTACCCGATTTGCTATCGTACTATTGTTAGTAGCAGGGTGCTCTTTGCTTGCTAATGCACAATCAAAAGTGGGCACTACTGCGGCACCATTTTTGAACATCGCTATTGGTGCTCGTCCGCTGGGCATGGGTGGCGCTTATACAGCGGTAAGCGGCGATGCGGCGTCATTGTATTGGAATCCAGCATCTTTGGCGCGACTCAAGCAAACTGAAGTGGTTCTTTTACATACAAAATGGTTAGCGACCATGAACTTCAATTATGCCGGAATCGCGATGCCATTGGAAAAAGGTGCTATCGGGTTTCATGTTACGATGCTTGATGTCGGAGAAATGGAACAGACAACCGAAACCCAGCAAGATGGCACGGGACTGTTCTTTTCGGCGTATGATGTATCCGGTGCGATTGCTTATGCATATCCACTCACTGACCGGTTTTATTTCGGTGTCAATGGAAAATTCATCTACCAAAGAATCTGGAATGAGACTGCATCGGCAGTTGCGTTGGATTTCGGAACGCTGTTCCAGACACCGTTCGATAAACTATGGCTTGGAATGGCGATCTCGAATTTTGGTACCGATATGAAGATGAGTGGAAAAGATTTGTATCACTACTACGATCCGGCTCCAAATCGAACCGGTAACAACGATAAAGTACTTGCTGGCATTGAAACGGATGAATGGCCATTGCCATTAAATGTACGGTTGGGACTTGCCTATTATACGAAGGTTATCACCGAACAGAATCAAGTTACCTTGGCAATGGATTTCGTTCACCCGAATGACAATACCGAGAGTATCAATCTCGGCGGCGAGTATGAATGGAACCGGCAGTTTGCATTGCGCGCCGGTTACAAAGCGCTCTTCTTACAAGATTCTGAGGAAGGCGTTACTGCAGGTATTGGATTGAAACTC